The Coffea arabica cultivar ET-39 chromosome 1e, Coffea Arabica ET-39 HiFi, whole genome shotgun sequence genome has a window encoding:
- the LOC113711803 gene encoding PRA1 family protein B3-like isoform X2 gives MSSSHPLPISNPKAQTNALTGPSFLTRLSDSLRRLSSRRRPWLELVDRSAFSRPTALSDATTRIRKNISYFRVNYLTVFGSVLAFSLLSHPFSLLTLLSLLAAWLFLYLLRPSDQPLVALNRTFSKGETLSILIVVSLFVIFLTNVGSLLMSASLIGAGIVCVHGAFRDPEDLFLDDHELPGSGLFSLISGAASSAPVSAAAASIVVSHV, from the coding sequence ATGTCCTCTTCCCACCCTCTCCCCATCTCCAACCCTAAGGCCCAGACCAATGCCTTAACGGGCCCATCCTTCCTCACGCGCCTCTCCGACTCTCTCCGCCGCTTGAGCTCCCGCCGCCGTCCCTGGCTCGAGCTAGTCGACCGCTCCGCCTTCTCACGCCCGACCGCACTCTCCGATGCCACCACCCGCATCCGCAAGAACATCTCCTACTTCCGGGTGAATTACCTCACGGTTTTCGGATCCGTTCTCGCCTTCTCGCTCCTATCGCaccctttctctcttctcaccCTACTATCGCTCCTCGCCGCCTGGCTATTTCTCTACCTCCTCCGCCCATCCGACCAGCCGCTGGTGGCGCTGAACCGGACGTTCTCGAAGGGCGAAACCCTAAGCATTCTCATTGTAGTCTCGCTGTTCGTGATCTTTCTCACGAATGTTGGGTCGTTGCTGATGTCAGCAAGCCTGATAGGGGCGGGGATTGTGTGCGTTCACGGAGCATTTAGAGATCCGGAGGATTTGTTCCTCGACGATCACGAATTGCCTGGTTCTGGATTGTTCTCGTTGATCAGTGGCGCTGCGTCCTCCGCTCCCGTCTCAGCCGCCGCGGCAAGCATTGTTGTTTCCCACGTATGA
- the LOC113711803 gene encoding PRA1 family protein B3-like isoform X1, translating into MSSSHPLPISNPKAQTNALTGPSFLTRLSDSLRRLSSRRRPWLELVDRSAFSRPTALSDATTRIRKNISYFRVNYLTVFGSVLAFSLLSHPFSLLTLLSLLAAWLFLYLLRPSDQPLVALNRTFSKGETLSILIVVSLFVIFLTNVGSLLMSASLIGAGIVCVHGAFRDPEDLFLDDHELPGSGLFSLISGAASSAPVSAAAASIVVSHASPINNHFPRRDIL; encoded by the exons ATGTCCTCTTCCCACCCTCTCCCCATCTCCAACCCTAAGGCCCAGACCAATGCCTTAACGGGCCCATCCTTCCTCACGCGCCTCTCCGACTCTCTCCGCCGCTTGAGCTCCCGCCGCCGTCCCTGGCTCGAGCTAGTCGACCGCTCCGCCTTCTCACGCCCGACCGCACTCTCCGATGCCACCACCCGCATCCGCAAGAACATCTCCTACTTCCGGGTGAATTACCTCACGGTTTTCGGATCCGTTCTCGCCTTCTCGCTCCTATCGCaccctttctctcttctcaccCTACTATCGCTCCTCGCCGCCTGGCTATTTCTCTACCTCCTCCGCCCATCCGACCAGCCGCTGGTGGCGCTGAACCGGACGTTCTCGAAGGGCGAAACCCTAAGCATTCTCATTGTAGTCTCGCTGTTCGTGATCTTTCTCACGAATGTTGGGTCGTTGCTGATGTCAGCAAGCCTGATAGGGGCGGGGATTGTGTGCGTTCACGGAGCATTTAGAGATCCGGAGGATTTGTTCCTCGACGATCACGAATTGCCTGGTTCTGGATTGTTCTCGTTGATCAGTGGCGCTGCGTCCTCCGCTCCCGTCTCAGCCGCCGCGGCAAGCATTGTTGTTTCCCAC GCCTCTCCAATAAACAATCACTTTCCCCGGCGAGACATTTTATAG